Proteins encoded within one genomic window of Halocatena marina:
- a CDS encoding succinylglutamate desuccinylase/aspartoacylase family protein, whose product MTAHTATRIELARLPSDLSVETTVHTYEGDEPGPTLYVQAAQHGREVNGSEVLRRFHEDLPSNLRGTVIAIPVANPITFDRVSYTTPGSLDSMNSNMNRVWPGDTDGSLHERMAARLWEYAGEADAIVDIHTGSPDTLTHVVFTEDHPPSRELAKAFGTALLLGEPAGANADTEWHERRFDGKLRVAAATGDIPTITPELAHNKQLVESAIERGLQGLFNVLRELDMLAEEPKPNGDSVLARNHLGRVEATDSGLFHYDGRAELGEYVGANTPLGTLYDPTTYETLQKVETDRDGILYWIAREATVVAGDSLAGVALLRE is encoded by the coding sequence ATGACCGCCCATACTGCGACACGAATCGAACTCGCTCGGTTGCCGTCGGATCTCTCCGTAGAGACGACTGTCCACACGTACGAGGGTGACGAACCGGGACCGACACTCTACGTCCAGGCTGCCCAACACGGCCGTGAAGTAAATGGGAGTGAAGTGCTGCGGCGGTTCCACGAAGATCTGCCTTCGAATCTCCGCGGGACGGTGATCGCCATTCCAGTTGCGAACCCGATCACGTTCGATCGCGTCTCCTATACGACGCCGGGAAGCCTCGATTCGATGAATTCGAACATGAACCGTGTCTGGCCGGGAGACACCGACGGATCGCTCCACGAACGTATGGCTGCCCGCCTCTGGGAATACGCGGGAGAAGCAGACGCGATCGTCGATATACACACTGGGAGTCCCGACACGCTTACGCACGTCGTCTTCACGGAAGATCATCCACCATCACGTGAGCTCGCAAAAGCGTTCGGGACAGCGCTGTTGCTCGGAGAGCCAGCCGGAGCGAACGCTGATACGGAGTGGCACGAACGCCGCTTCGATGGCAAACTTCGCGTCGCTGCCGCCACCGGGGACATCCCAACGATCACTCCCGAACTCGCACACAACAAACAGCTCGTCGAATCAGCAATCGAGCGGGGACTTCAGGGGCTGTTCAACGTACTCCGCGAGCTGGATATGCTTGCGGAGGAACCGAAGCCGAACGGCGACAGTGTGCTCGCGCGTAACCATCTCGGGCGAGTAGAGGCCACCGATTCGGGGCTGTTTCACTACGATGGAAGGGCTGAATTGGGCGAGTACGTGGGCGCCAACACGCCGCTCGGTACCCTGTACGATCCGACGACCTACGAAACGCTTCAGAAAGTCGAGACCGACCGTGATGGGATCCTCTACTGGATCGCAAGAGAGGCAACGGTTGTTGCCGGCGACTCACTCGCAGGCGTGGCGCTACTCCGAGAGTAA
- a CDS encoding (Fe-S)-binding protein, which translates to MIRPLQAETVTRETFWLIGPVGEVVFYYLALLTVLVFSFGAYYRFSRYAEGSEDPFERLDQLPQRIIRAAKIVGSNEQQFNRDFVGGMMHAFILWGFLTLLIGTTILAIDMDIYRKLTAAFGTEQSFFVGDFYLSYSLVMDAMGLLFVVGLSVALYRRYVTRNERLWGRHTSFEDAYLVWMLFLLGVGGYLVEGVRILGAGFPDFETVSFVGWFIADMFQIAGVTAGMARAIYPAMWWSHALLALVFIASIPLAKPFHMVSSFGNVVTRDEKAGVRLPGVPADASPDEIGASTIDDFSWKQLLDHDACTKCGRCSSVCPAKAAGRPLDPRDVILDLKQYREDLDSGNTDEVPIIADGGNSVIASETMESCMACMACMDACPVDIEHVTQFTEMNRRLTESGQMTETVQEAMMNVFQNGNTFGDPERKRPDWVEDLAFEVPDARDQSVEYLWYVGDYPSYDDRNQKVAKSIATLFHRAGVSYGILYDDEQNDGNDIRRVGEEGLYEMLVEDNIAQFEDCEFENIVCTDPHSYNTFKNEYPEFGWNEDGEIDVYHYTQVVQTIVPDLELTGNELDYTVTYHDPCHLGRFNDEYEAPRSLVRETGCDLHEMPRNRANSFCCGGGGGGLWMDLEEETKPSEERLREALEDTDAGTGIEKFVVACPMCMTMYEDGRKTGDFEDEIEVVGLSELLAEAVTTDVASASVGSSQSSAPADD; encoded by the coding sequence ATGATACGCCCGCTACAAGCCGAAACAGTCACTCGTGAGACATTTTGGCTCATCGGACCTGTTGGTGAGGTTGTGTTCTACTATCTTGCCCTACTGACGGTTCTTGTGTTCTCCTTCGGTGCGTACTACCGATTTTCGCGGTACGCAGAGGGTTCTGAGGATCCATTCGAACGTCTCGATCAACTTCCACAGCGCATTATTCGGGCCGCAAAGATCGTCGGCTCGAACGAACAGCAGTTCAATCGTGATTTTGTTGGTGGCATGATGCACGCCTTCATCCTCTGGGGGTTTTTGACGCTACTCATTGGGACGACGATCCTTGCGATCGACATGGATATCTACCGAAAGCTAACCGCAGCGTTCGGTACGGAACAATCGTTCTTTGTGGGTGATTTCTACCTCTCATACTCGCTCGTGATGGATGCGATGGGGCTGCTGTTCGTCGTCGGTCTCAGTGTCGCACTCTACCGTCGGTACGTCACGCGCAACGAGCGTCTGTGGGGTCGCCACACGAGCTTTGAGGATGCGTATCTCGTTTGGATGCTCTTCTTACTCGGTGTCGGTGGCTACCTCGTCGAGGGTGTTCGTATCCTCGGGGCTGGATTTCCGGATTTCGAGACAGTGAGCTTCGTCGGCTGGTTCATCGCTGATATGTTCCAGATCGCCGGCGTAACGGCGGGGATGGCTCGTGCGATCTACCCGGCCATGTGGTGGTCACACGCGCTGCTCGCGCTGGTTTTCATCGCATCGATCCCGCTTGCGAAACCGTTCCACATGGTTTCGAGCTTCGGGAACGTCGTCACCCGCGATGAGAAGGCGGGTGTTCGATTGCCGGGCGTTCCAGCCGATGCATCTCCCGATGAGATCGGAGCGAGCACGATTGATGACTTCTCGTGGAAACAGCTCCTCGATCACGACGCGTGTACGAAGTGCGGCCGCTGTTCGTCAGTCTGTCCTGCGAAGGCCGCTGGTCGACCGCTCGATCCGCGTGATGTCATTCTCGACCTCAAACAGTACCGCGAGGATCTTGACTCCGGGAACACAGACGAAGTCCCGATCATCGCTGATGGAGGCAACAGTGTCATCGCAAGCGAGACGATGGAGTCGTGCATGGCCTGTATGGCCTGTATGGACGCCTGTCCGGTCGATATCGAACACGTGACCCAGTTCACGGAGATGAACCGTCGGCTGACCGAATCCGGGCAGATGACCGAAACAGTCCAAGAGGCGATGATGAACGTGTTCCAGAACGGCAACACGTTCGGCGATCCAGAGCGCAAACGACCGGACTGGGTTGAGGATCTCGCGTTCGAGGTTCCCGACGCACGCGATCAATCGGTCGAATATCTCTGGTACGTCGGTGATTACCCGAGCTACGACGACCGTAATCAGAAGGTCGCAAAGTCGATCGCAACTCTGTTCCACCGCGCTGGTGTGAGCTACGGAATTCTTTACGATGACGAGCAAAACGACGGCAACGACATCCGACGCGTCGGCGAAGAAGGGCTGTACGAGATGCTCGTCGAGGACAATATCGCACAGTTCGAGGACTGTGAGTTCGAGAACATCGTCTGCACCGACCCACACAGCTACAACACGTTCAAAAACGAATACCCAGAATTCGGATGGAACGAAGACGGTGAGATCGATGTGTACCATTATACGCAAGTCGTTCAGACGATCGTTCCGGATCTCGAACTGACGGGTAACGAACTCGATTACACAGTCACCTACCACGATCCGTGTCATCTCGGACGGTTCAACGACGAGTACGAGGCTCCCCGCTCACTCGTCCGAGAGACTGGGTGCGATCTCCACGAGATGCCGCGAAACAGAGCCAACTCGTTCTGCTGTGGTGGCGGTGGCGGTGGGCTCTGGATGGACCTCGAAGAGGAGACGAAGCCAAGCGAGGAGCGTCTGCGTGAGGCACTTGAGGACACCGACGCTGGTACTGGGATCGAGAAGTTCGTTGTCGCCTGCCCGATGTGCATGACAATGTACGAAGACGGCCGAAAAACAGGCGACTTCGAGGACGAGATCGAAGTCGTCGGTCTCTCAGAACTACTCGCAGAAGCGGTTACGACGGACGTTGCGAGCGCAAGCGTCGGATCCAGTCAGTCCTCGGCTCCGGCCGACGACTAA
- a CDS encoding NAD(P)-dependent oxidoreductase yields MRVVVTGASGFIGGHVLRLLTSSGHDVVAFDIAALGPVALSVKDRVRIIRGDVTDPVAVYNAIGSTNPDCIIHLASLLVPDSRSNPRKAFDVNVGGTINVLEAAQSLDVDRVVAGSSVNVYGNGPPDAERITETTVRRPNSTYAMTKYAIEWLGTTFDTEFAALESVHGFGPDRLRGNSYDVAVVKAAVSGIALEVPQTGIRDEFLYAEDSARAFVSAVTNDDLSYDRYLVGTDQHATLEEIVDLVSKTVPDTDIQLQEKSADTTWAGDRNSHPPTDSTRIRTDLGWEPRYSLQEMVESYVEWLTNNPNEWAFSEEDIPWK; encoded by the coding sequence ATGCGTGTTGTTGTTACCGGTGCTAGCGGGTTCATTGGCGGGCACGTCCTTCGATTGCTGACGTCGTCAGGACACGATGTTGTCGCGTTTGATATTGCAGCATTAGGACCAGTTGCTCTGAGCGTAAAGGACAGAGTGCGAATCATTCGAGGAGACGTCACCGATCCGGTGGCCGTGTACAATGCAATTGGTTCCACCAACCCGGATTGCATTATTCACTTGGCCTCGTTGTTGGTTCCTGATTCCCGATCGAATCCGCGAAAGGCGTTCGACGTGAACGTGGGTGGGACGATCAACGTTCTCGAAGCAGCACAGTCCCTCGATGTCGACCGAGTCGTTGCTGGCTCATCGGTCAACGTATATGGGAACGGTCCACCAGACGCCGAACGTATTACTGAAACGACCGTCCGGCGACCAAACAGCACCTATGCGATGACCAAATATGCCATCGAATGGCTCGGTACTACCTTCGACACCGAGTTTGCCGCCTTAGAATCTGTACACGGCTTCGGTCCGGACCGACTCCGAGGGAACTCCTACGATGTAGCAGTGGTGAAGGCAGCGGTTAGTGGGATCGCTCTGGAGGTGCCCCAGACGGGGATTCGGGACGAGTTTCTGTACGCAGAAGATAGTGCTCGAGCATTCGTGTCTGCCGTAACTAACGATGATCTTTCGTACGACCGTTACCTGGTCGGAACCGATCAACATGCAACGCTCGAAGAAATCGTCGATCTGGTCTCGAAAACCGTTCCCGATACAGACATTCAGCTTCAAGAAAAAAGCGCAGACACGACGTGGGCTGGCGATAGGAACAGTCATCCACCAACAGACTCGACACGGATTCGAACCGATTTGGGCTGGGAACCACGGTATTCCCTGCAGGAAATGGTCGAATCGTACGTCGAATGGTTAACGAACAATCCGAATGAATGGGCATTCTCGGAAGAAGACATACCTTGGAAATGA
- a CDS encoding AbrB/MazE/SpoVT family DNA-binding domain-containing protein: MSTNDAGETKVNDKGMVTIPAGIRRRLDIDGGDKLRWDVTDEGELTVRVVRQRYEAFADDSLKADLGGDSDTYDLAGYEPEFPEDR; the protein is encoded by the coding sequence ATGTCGACGAACGATGCGGGGGAGACGAAGGTAAATGACAAAGGGATGGTAACGATCCCAGCAGGTATCCGTCGACGGCTCGATATTGATGGGGGAGACAAACTCCGGTGGGACGTCACCGACGAGGGGGAGTTGACCGTCAGGGTCGTCCGGCAGCGCTATGAGGCGTTTGCAGACGATAGCTTGAAAGCAGATCTCGGTGGTGATAGCGACACCTACGATCTCGCTGGCTACGAGCCTGAGTTCCCGGAGGACAGGTAA
- a CDS encoding GNAT family N-acetyltransferase, translating into MTHIRPIEADELSTFIRTATEPENVDDVRQYVEDLISKGAMRREWCYLAERNGHPVGRAAFWTLPKRDQPVAIILLDLPWQRTSAFETGTVLLDTMFDTARSLGTKQLEYVLDTPVQQPQWQAHPESRRSLVEQCGFSQIRETVRFEFKAEEMEYPPSTDHELTYRSLEEIGENPFKDAIRRVSVGSLDQRIQEQRETVGPAEDAIAHFESLTSLVYDPSWWELAWTPDEELVGVIMPTRIPAGASIGYIGVVPELRGQQYVDALLTRGTRTILKTGADRIMADADTHNTPMIAAFERVQYDQFANRREYCIQIDEQMNRADPSIA; encoded by the coding sequence ATGACTCATATTCGACCCATCGAGGCCGATGAACTCTCGACATTCATCAGGACTGCAACAGAGCCAGAAAATGTAGATGACGTTCGACAGTACGTCGAAGACCTCATTTCGAAGGGTGCGATGCGACGCGAGTGGTGTTATCTCGCCGAGCGTAACGGTCACCCAGTTGGCCGTGCAGCATTTTGGACACTTCCAAAGCGTGATCAGCCAGTTGCCATCATTCTTCTTGACCTTCCTTGGCAGCGAACATCCGCGTTCGAAACCGGGACTGTGCTGCTCGATACGATGTTCGACACCGCACGTTCGCTCGGTACAAAACAACTCGAATACGTGCTCGATACCCCTGTCCAACAGCCACAGTGGCAGGCACATCCAGAATCACGCAGATCCCTCGTAGAACAGTGTGGATTCAGCCAGATCCGCGAGACCGTCCGGTTCGAATTCAAAGCAGAGGAGATGGAATACCCACCGTCTACAGATCACGAATTGACCTATCGATCACTTGAGGAAATAGGAGAAAACCCATTCAAAGACGCAATTCGACGAGTCTCAGTCGGGTCTCTCGATCAGCGAATACAAGAACAGCGAGAGACGGTCGGCCCAGCAGAAGACGCAATAGCGCACTTCGAGAGTCTCACGTCTCTTGTGTACGACCCATCGTGGTGGGAATTAGCGTGGACACCAGACGAGGAACTCGTCGGAGTGATCATGCCTACCAGAATTCCAGCAGGCGCTTCGATCGGATACATCGGTGTCGTTCCAGAGCTGCGTGGACAACAGTACGTCGATGCGTTGCTCACACGCGGGACAAGGACCATCCTAAAGACGGGGGCAGATCGAATCATGGCAGATGCTGACACACACAACACACCAATGATAGCTGCATTTGAACGCGTCCAGTATGACCAGTTCGCAAATCGTCGAGAATACTGCATACAAATAGACGAGCAGATGAACAGAGCCGATCCCTCGATTGCTTGA
- a CDS encoding type II toxin-antitoxin system VapC family toxin has protein sequence MAVAVVDTTILIDYKNTGAGERHDRAEAIVRSIDTGTLPIGRVTNYILSETLNWLNERQRHDIAVDLRRRLAESAGFELVHAAQKDFHRAVELFETYEGLAFGDATLIAYMEREGIEYLYSFDDDFDVVDHCTRLKSADNPLG, from the coding sequence ATGGCGGTCGCAGTCGTTGATACTACCATTCTCATCGACTACAAGAATACTGGCGCTGGTGAGCGTCACGACCGAGCAGAGGCGATCGTTCGGAGTATCGACACTGGAACACTCCCGATCGGTCGGGTAACGAACTACATCCTGTCAGAGACGTTGAACTGGCTCAATGAACGACAACGACACGATATCGCTGTCGATCTCCGCCGCCGACTCGCTGAGTCAGCAGGATTCGAACTCGTTCACGCCGCACAAAAGGACTTTCATCGTGCTGTAGAGCTGTTCGAGACCTACGAAGGGCTTGCTTTCGGCGATGCAACCCTCATCGCGTATATGGAACGCGAAGGGATCGAGTATCTCTACAGCTTCGACGACGATTTCGATGTTGTCGATCACTGCACTCGTCTGAAGAGCGCCGACAATCCTCTCGGATAA
- a CDS encoding metalloprotease → MTYQRHSDGIEFSEREIRDLGAAWLALGIAFTFFFRRDLASDLLAGIFSVETAIVTLALSMGTVGIGFLLHELAHKVVAIQFGRIAEFRADYTMLAVAIGAGLVGFLFAAPGAVYHAGREITPRQNGLIAVAGPLTNLALAAVFFPLVLFSPDGILQQAGQLGVSVNLLLAGFNMIPFGPLDGRKVLSWSIIVFSVVFLVSVGLAIWAALFVGFGY, encoded by the coding sequence GTGACGTATCAGCGACATTCGGATGGTATCGAGTTCAGCGAGCGTGAGATTCGGGATCTCGGTGCGGCGTGGCTCGCGCTTGGCATCGCGTTCACGTTCTTTTTCCGGCGCGATCTTGCGTCCGATCTGCTTGCTGGCATCTTCTCGGTCGAGACGGCCATCGTAACACTCGCATTGAGCATGGGGACCGTCGGAATCGGGTTCTTGCTGCACGAACTCGCACACAAGGTCGTCGCAATACAGTTCGGTCGGATCGCAGAATTTCGGGCCGATTACACGATGCTCGCGGTTGCGATCGGTGCAGGTCTCGTCGGATTCCTGTTCGCGGCGCCCGGCGCAGTCTATCACGCTGGACGAGAGATCACACCGCGCCAGAACGGCCTCATCGCTGTTGCTGGCCCACTGACAAACCTCGCACTCGCCGCCGTCTTCTTCCCGCTCGTCCTGTTTTCGCCCGATGGAATCCTCCAACAAGCCGGCCAACTCGGTGTCTCCGTCAATCTCTTGCTCGCGGGATTTAACATGATTCCCTTCGGCCCGCTCGACGGTCGGAAGGTGCTCAGCTGGAGCATTATCGTCTTCAGCGTCGTCTTTCTCGTCTCCGTCGGACTCGCTATCTGGGCAGCGCTGTTCGTCGGCTTCGGATACTGA
- a CDS encoding hemolysin family protein — MFTLDKGATAGLGLVVIFILLGLSGFFSSSEIAMFSIASHRVEALSQERRSGETLQKLKSDPHRLLVTILVGNNLVNIAMSSIATGLLSLYFSGGMAVAVATFGITALVLLFGESSPKSYAIENTESWALRVSRPLKLAEYVLLPLVVMFDFLTRQVNRVTGGRSAIETSYVTRQEIQDMIETGEREGVLAEEERNILQRTLRFNDTIAKEVMTPRLDMTALSKESSIEEGIEKCIQSGHARLPVYDGELDNVIGVVHIRDLVRDLNYGESDALDLDDLIQPVLHVPESKNVDELLREMRENRMHMVVVIDEFGTTEGLITMEDVVEEIVGEILEGGEEEPVEFIDENTVLVRGEVNIDVVNDALGIDLPEGEEFETIAGFIFNRAGRLVEPGEEIEYDGITIQVEQVDNTRIMKARIIHDPPLNDENHVVETNHEETHS; from the coding sequence CTGTTTACTCTCGATAAGGGCGCGACCGCTGGTCTCGGTCTTGTCGTCATCTTTATTCTACTCGGACTGTCTGGGTTTTTCTCCTCGTCGGAAATCGCCATGTTCTCGATTGCTTCCCATCGTGTCGAAGCACTTTCTCAGGAACGACGGTCCGGGGAGACGTTACAAAAGCTCAAATCAGACCCGCACCGATTGCTCGTGACAATCCTTGTCGGTAACAACCTCGTCAATATTGCGATGTCTTCGATCGCAACCGGGCTGCTCTCGCTCTATTTCTCGGGTGGAATGGCGGTCGCTGTCGCCACGTTCGGAATCACTGCCCTCGTTCTCCTGTTCGGTGAAAGCTCTCCGAAATCATACGCGATCGAGAATACAGAATCGTGGGCACTGCGCGTTTCAAGACCGCTGAAGCTCGCAGAGTACGTTTTGCTCCCGCTTGTCGTCATGTTCGACTTCCTCACCCGGCAGGTGAATCGCGTGACTGGTGGTCGATCGGCCATCGAAACGTCCTACGTCACTCGTCAGGAGATTCAGGATATGATCGAGACGGGCGAACGAGAGGGCGTTCTTGCCGAGGAAGAACGCAATATACTCCAACGCACACTCAGATTCAACGACACCATTGCAAAGGAGGTCATGACCCCGCGACTCGATATGACGGCACTCAGTAAAGAGTCCAGCATCGAGGAAGGAATAGAAAAATGCATTCAGAGTGGTCATGCGCGGTTACCCGTTTACGACGGTGAACTCGACAACGTCATCGGCGTCGTTCACATTCGTGATCTCGTTCGTGATCTCAACTACGGGGAGTCGGATGCTCTCGATCTAGACGATCTCATCCAGCCAGTTCTTCACGTTCCGGAGTCGAAAAACGTCGACGAACTCCTGCGCGAAATGCGCGAGAATCGGATGCATATGGTTGTCGTCATTGACGAGTTCGGCACGACAGAAGGACTCATCACGATGGAAGATGTGGTCGAGGAGATCGTCGGTGAGATCCTCGAAGGAGGCGAGGAAGAACCAGTCGAATTCATCGATGAGAACACCGTTCTCGTTCGAGGAGAAGTGAACATCGACGTCGTGAACGACGCTCTCGGCATTGATCTCCCTGAAGGCGAGGAGTTCGAGACGATTGCAGGATTCATTTTCAACCGTGCCGGTCGTCTCGTCGAGCCAGGAGAAGAGATCGAGTACGACGGAATCACGATTCAAGTCGAACAGGTAGACAACACCCGCATCATGAAGGCACGGATCATCCACGATCCCCCGTTGAACGACGAAAACCACGTCGTGGAGACCAACCACGAAGAGACTCATTCATAA
- a CDS encoding TraB/GumN family protein — MSERVTEQGSVRVVGTAHVSEKSVEEVEAVVAEERPDVVAVELDEGRYRQIKGEHPDDLDAGDLLRGNTVYQFLAYWMLSYIQSRLGDQFDIEPGADMMAAIDAAEESGIDVALVDRDIQVTIQRFWTRLSVIEKLRLVGGLALDLVGALLLGLSIGLFVGTFITVIAEGIAGPFVLTDSGMGFIGVVIDVVIVSLAGGTTLGLGLGLLFSLLHNPQEIDETEVFDIDELTDGDVVTAMMEEFRRFSPGGAEALIDERDAYIAHKLVSLRESGKHVVAVVGAGHQAGIEQYLTAPETLPPMESIAGRQTGSRFSLYKMVGYLIMLGFLSFFALIAMAGVRNTFLLKLFGAWFLFNGICTFTLSRLSGAHWTSATVGGAVAWLTSVNPLLAPGWFSGYVELRYTTVNVTDIAKLNEILSDEESPLGDLFARMKQVPLFKLILVVAMTNLGSTIGSAAFVATVPYVIGDVEVVKLMLKGARRSIDIIMGGLL; from the coding sequence ATGAGTGAGCGGGTTACGGAGCAGGGGTCAGTCCGTGTCGTTGGGACGGCCCACGTCTCCGAGAAGAGTGTTGAAGAAGTCGAGGCGGTCGTCGCTGAGGAGCGTCCAGACGTTGTTGCGGTTGAACTCGACGAAGGACGCTACCGTCAGATCAAGGGTGAACACCCTGACGATCTCGATGCAGGTGATCTCCTCCGCGGGAATACTGTCTACCAGTTCCTTGCGTACTGGATGCTCTCGTACATCCAGTCCCGGCTCGGAGATCAGTTCGATATCGAGCCCGGTGCGGACATGATGGCCGCCATCGATGCTGCAGAAGAGTCCGGAATCGACGTTGCGCTCGTCGACCGAGACATACAGGTTACCATCCAACGCTTTTGGACTCGTCTCTCGGTCATCGAGAAGCTTAGATTAGTTGGTGGTCTCGCGCTTGATCTCGTTGGTGCGTTGCTACTTGGTCTTTCAATCGGTCTATTCGTCGGTACGTTCATCACAGTCATCGCAGAGGGAATCGCTGGACCGTTCGTTCTCACTGATTCCGGAATGGGATTCATCGGCGTCGTCATCGATGTTGTCATCGTCTCGCTTGCCGGTGGGACAACGCTGGGACTCGGACTCGGGCTTCTATTCTCCCTGTTACACAATCCACAGGAGATCGATGAGACAGAGGTGTTTGACATAGACGAACTGACCGACGGAGATGTCGTAACCGCGATGATGGAAGAGTTCCGTCGATTCTCCCCGGGTGGTGCTGAGGCGCTCATCGACGAGCGAGACGCCTACATCGCGCACAAACTCGTCTCGCTCCGCGAGTCGGGAAAGCATGTTGTCGCGGTCGTTGGTGCAGGCCATCAAGCAGGAATTGAGCAGTATCTCACGGCACCGGAGACACTCCCACCGATGGAATCGATCGCTGGACGACAGACCGGCTCGCGGTTCTCATTGTATAAAATGGTCGGCTATCTCATCATGCTTGGCTTTCTCTCGTTTTTCGCCCTCATTGCGATGGCCGGCGTTCGGAACACGTTTCTCCTCAAGCTCTTCGGTGCGTGGTTCCTTTTCAACGGCATCTGCACGTTCACGCTCTCGCGGTTGAGTGGCGCACACTGGACGAGCGCTACTGTCGGTGGCGCAGTCGCGTGGTTAACATCGGTCAATCCGTTGCTCGCACCAGGCTGGTTTTCGGGCTACGTCGAACTGCGCTATACGACGGTAAACGTCACGGACATCGCAAAGCTCAACGAGATTCTAAGTGACGAAGAGAGTCCACTCGGTGACCTCTTCGCCCGAATGAAACAGGTGCCACTGTTCAAACTCATTCTCGTCGTTGCGATGACGAACCTCGGGAGTACGATCGGATCTGCGGCATTCGTCGCGACAGTCCCGTACGTCATTGGCGACGTGGAGGTCGTTAAGCTGATGCTCAAAGGAGCACGAAGAAGTATTGACATCATCATGGGGGGACTCCTGTGA
- a CDS encoding L-threonylcarbamoyladenylate synthase has product MTVEQAATAIKEDGGCVIYPTETVYGLAADALNPESINRVFELKGRSRDNPISFAVPDIETVDEYTRPTDRERAFMRAFLPGPITVVLERRSGAGVPDVLTGGRERVGVRIPDHPIALDLLERVAPLTATSANRSGAGSARRVEEIAPDFRDAVDAILDDGETPGSESTVVDVSTDTIHRRGALANEIEAWLTEE; this is encoded by the coding sequence GTGACCGTAGAACAAGCTGCGACAGCGATCAAAGAAGATGGTGGATGCGTTATCTATCCCACAGAGACTGTGTATGGACTCGCGGCCGACGCATTGAACCCAGAATCGATCAATCGTGTGTTCGAGCTGAAGGGACGCTCCCGAGACAACCCGATTTCGTTCGCTGTTCCTGACATCGAAACAGTCGATGAGTACACACGACCGACCGACCGCGAGCGCGCCTTCATGAGAGCGTTTCTTCCGGGACCGATCACGGTCGTGCTCGAACGGCGGTCGGGGGCTGGCGTACCGGACGTTCTCACGGGCGGGCGTGAGCGCGTTGGTGTCCGGATCCCAGATCACCCGATTGCACTCGATCTGCTCGAACGCGTCGCTCCGCTCACGGCCACGAGTGCCAACCGGAGTGGTGCTGGGAGCGCCCGTCGCGTTGAGGAGATCGCACCCGATTTCCGAGACGCTGTCGACGCTATTCTCGACGACGGGGAAACACCGGGAAGCGAGAGCACAGTTGTCGATGTTTCTACGGACACCATCCATCGACGAGGAGCCCTCGCAAACGAAATCGAGGCGTGGCTAACCGAGGAGTGA